In Pirellulales bacterium, the following proteins share a genomic window:
- a CDS encoding sterol desaturase family protein yields MQDTTIDWLLGTPRPLILYAVPFFLLLIGVEILVGIASRRRFYRFNDSVNDLSCGIIDQVTRIFFQGALFAGYLYLYRHWRLTEMTEWSAAAKWGAAIALVLGVDLGFYWFHRIAHEYSAPWATHVVHHQSEEYNLAVALRQSAFESCFAWIFYLPLALIGFPPLWYATISAINLLYQFWVHTEAIDRLGPLEWVMNTPSHHRVHHARNPKYLDKNYAGMFIIWDRMFGTFQVEEEQPVYGLTRPLESWNPIWANLHYWVHLWRQAREAPYWTDKIKIWFMPLGWTPRGVAPYPPAPEVTRESVKKYNARVGLGMTLYVLFQFSCVLVGAVVVMGLEKSKPVTWLATPAALVFWSLANLGAIFERRPWAGRSELARIGVTGAVLGSFGVASGMTWLAIAAGAWTIVSLAWLWPQRATLAPREAPNAASAVTETSDRQLASTS; encoded by the coding sequence ATGCAAGACACCACCATCGACTGGCTGTTGGGCACGCCACGCCCGCTCATCTTGTACGCGGTGCCGTTCTTTCTGCTCTTGATCGGAGTGGAGATCTTGGTGGGCATCGCCAGTCGGCGGCGGTTTTACCGCTTCAACGATTCGGTGAACGACCTGAGCTGCGGCATCATCGATCAGGTGACGCGCATCTTTTTTCAAGGGGCGCTGTTCGCCGGTTATCTGTATCTGTACCGGCACTGGCGGCTGACCGAAATGACCGAGTGGTCGGCGGCGGCCAAGTGGGGGGCCGCGATCGCGCTGGTGTTGGGTGTCGACCTGGGGTTTTACTGGTTTCACCGCATCGCGCACGAGTACTCGGCGCCGTGGGCCACGCATGTGGTGCATCACCAAAGCGAAGAATACAACCTGGCGGTGGCGCTGCGGCAGAGCGCATTCGAGAGTTGCTTTGCCTGGATTTTCTATCTGCCGCTGGCTTTGATCGGCTTTCCGCCTTTGTGGTATGCGACGATCTCGGCGATCAACCTGCTGTACCAGTTTTGGGTGCATACCGAGGCGATCGATCGGCTCGGCCCCTTGGAATGGGTGATGAACACGCCATCGCACCACCGGGTACACCACGCGCGCAACCCCAAGTATCTGGACAAGAACTACGCCGGCATGTTCATCATTTGGGACCGGATGTTCGGCACGTTTCAGGTGGAAGAAGAACAGCCGGTGTACGGGCTGACGCGCCCCTTGGAAAGCTGGAACCCGATTTGGGCGAACCTGCACTATTGGGTTCATCTGTGGCGGCAGGCGCGCGAGGCGCCGTATTGGACCGACAAGATCAAGATTTGGTTCATGCCGCTGGGTTGGACGCCGCGCGGCGTGGCGCCGTATCCACCCGCGCCAGAAGTGACGCGCGAGAGCGTGAAGAAGTACAACGCCCGCGTGGGGCTAGGGATGACGCTGTACGTGCTGTTTCAATTCTCGTGCGTACTGGTCGGGGCGGTGGTGGTGATGGGACTGGAGAAGAGCAAGCCGGTCACATGGCTGGCGACGCCGGCGGCCCTGGTGTTCTGGTCGCTGGCCAACTTGGGGGCGATCTTTGAGCGACGGCCGTGGGCCGGGCGGTCGGAGCTAGCGCGGATTGGCGTGACCGGCGCGGTGCTGGGCAGCTTTGGAGTAGCCAGCGGCATGACCTGGCTGGCGATTGCGGCAGGCGCGTGGACGATCGTGTCGCTAGCGTGGCTTTGGCCGCAGCGCGCGACACTTGCGCCACGAGAGGCGCCAAACGCTGCTAGCGCGGTGACTGAAACGAGCGACCGCCAGTTGGCGAGCACCAGTTAG
- the cmk gene encoding (d)CMP kinase, which yields MIVTMDGPAGAGKSTVARRLAQRLGFEFLDTGAMYRAVAWAAAERGLPWDQPQRLVELAQALTIETHGERIAVDGRDVSSLIRTPAITVVTRHAANNPGVRARLVELQQQIGAGRSIVTEGRDQGTVVFPDAACKIFLTASPEERARRRWEDLSRRGEQTTLAEVLNQQNARDESDRAREVGPLVPAVDAIHVSTDGLSIDEVVDRLEQIVRSRMP from the coding sequence ATGATCGTGACCATGGATGGGCCGGCCGGCGCGGGCAAGTCGACCGTCGCCCGCCGCTTGGCCCAGCGCCTCGGCTTTGAGTTTCTTGACACCGGCGCCATGTATCGCGCCGTCGCCTGGGCCGCCGCCGAGCGCGGCTTGCCTTGGGATCAGCCGCAGCGTCTGGTAGAGCTTGCACAAGCGCTGACCATCGAAACCCACGGCGAACGCATCGCCGTCGATGGCCGCGATGTCTCCAGCCTGATCCGCACCCCCGCCATCACCGTCGTCACTCGCCACGCCGCCAACAACCCTGGCGTGCGGGCAAGACTCGTCGAGCTGCAACAACAGATCGGCGCCGGCCGCAGCATCGTCACCGAGGGACGCGACCAAGGCACGGTCGTCTTTCCGGATGCCGCCTGCAAAATCTTTCTCACCGCTTCGCCCGAAGAGCGCGCTCGCCGCCGATGGGAAGATCTGTCGCGCCGTGGCGAGCAGACCACGCTCGCGGAGGTGCTCAACCAGCAAAACGCCCGCGACGAGAGCGACCGCGCTCGCGAGGTGGGGCCGCTCGTGCCGGCGGTCGACGCCATCCACGTTTCGACCGATGGCCTCTCGATCGACGAGGTTGTCGACCGGTTGGAGCAGATCGTCCGCTCGCGCATGCCGTGA